A region of the Desulfallas thermosapovorans DSM 6562 genome:
AGGAACTGGCCGATGTAGTTATTTATTGCCTTTCACTGGCCAATGCCACCGGAATAGACTTATCCAAAGCCATTCAAGATAAAGTTGTGGCCAATGCCCAAAAGTATCCGGTAGACCGCTATCTGGGGCGGTATAAATGAAACCGGATTGTCTCCTGTGATGAAAAGTTCAATGCTGATTAGTTACAATTAATTGCCTGAATAGTGTATTATGGTTACATAGAATTTATACAGTGGTCGTTTTAAAGAAATAAGAAAGGTGGTGTAAGCCTGGTTAATTATCAGATAGTTCAAAAAACCAGGCCTATCGTGAATAAAAGAATTAATGCCATGTATTTTAGCCCGACGGGCACTACTGAAAAAATAGTATCGGGGATAGCCAACAGTATTTCTGAAAGCATTCATGGGGAAAAAGTTGTAACTAAAGTTGATTTTACATTGCCGGAAGCCAGGCAAAATGCGATTTCGTTTACAGCAGAGGATGTTGTTGTTTTTGGTGTTCCAGTCTACGCGGGAAGGGTTCCCAATGTATTGCTTAAATATTTGAACTCTTCCATTGCGGGCAACGGTGCGCTGGCCGTTTCCGTGGTCGTTTATGGAAACCGCAATTATGATGATGCGGCCATTGAATTAAAAGATATTCTTGAGTCAAATGGTTTCAAGGTTTTTGCCGGTGGTGCTTTTATAGGAGAGCATTCCTTTTCCAAAACTCTGGCCCAAAACAGGCCTGATGAAAAAGATATGGCTATAGTGGCTGATTTTGCCGGTAAAATATGTGAAAAAATCAAACAAAACCACACTCAACCTGTATTTGTGCCGGGAAACAAGCCCTACAGGCAATATTACATGCCCAAGGATGAAAATGGCAATCCCGTCGATATCAGGAAGGTAACCCCAAAAACAAACAGCAATTGTGTCGATTGCAAACTTTGTGTGCAGGTTTGCCCCATGGGCTCCATAGACTACGAGGACGTTTCCAAATTAAATGGCATTTGTATTAAATGTGGCGCCTGTATTAAAAAATGTCCCAACCAGGCCAAGTACTTTGATGA
Encoded here:
- a CDS encoding EFR1 family ferrodoxin (N-terminal region resembles flavodoxins. C-terminal ferrodoxin region binds two 4Fe-4S clusters.), whose protein sequence is MNKRINAMYFSPTGTTEKIVSGIANSISESIHGEKVVTKVDFTLPEARQNAISFTAEDVVVFGVPVYAGRVPNVLLKYLNSSIAGNGALAVSVVVYGNRNYDDAAIELKDILESNGFKVFAGGAFIGEHSFSKTLAQNRPDEKDMAIVADFAGKICEKIKQNHTQPVFVPGNKPYRQYYMPKDENGNPVDIRKVTPKTNSNCVDCKLCVQVCPMGSIDYEDVSKLNGICIKCGACIKKCPNQAKYFDDIRYLNHKHEIEVNFASRREPELFLSNS